In Chrysiogenia bacterium, the following are encoded in one genomic region:
- a CDS encoding P-II family nitrogen regulator, producing the protein MKKIDAIIKPFKIDEVKKALSDLGVVGMTVSEVKGFGRQKGHTELYRGAEYVVEFLPKLRVEVVVPDEKANQVIEALSSVAKTGSVGDGKIFVSDVSDVVRIRTGEHGEAAL; encoded by the coding sequence ATGAAGAAGATCGACGCGATTATCAAGCCCTTCAAGATCGACGAAGTGAAGAAGGCCCTTTCGGACCTCGGTGTGGTCGGCATGACCGTATCCGAGGTGAAGGGCTTCGGTCGACAGAAGGGCCACACCGAGCTCTATCGCGGAGCTGAATATGTGGTGGAGTTTCTTCCGAAGCTCCGGGTTGAAGTGGTTGTTCCCGATGAAAAGGCCAATCAGGTCATCGAGGCGCTTTCGAGCGTCGCGAAGACGGGCTCGGTCGGGGACGGAAAGATTTTTGTGTCGGATGTGAGCGATGTGGTTCGCATCCGTACCGGAGAACACGGCGAAGCCGCGCTGTAA
- a CDS encoding ammonium transporter, translating to MRGKIFKVLPLAALALFVMAGISRAEDAPSVAGNAAAIEGLQNHANFLWTLIAAVLVFLMQAGFAMVESGMTRAKNAINIMMKNLMDFSVGSMAFYAVGFGLMFGTTNGFFGTTDFFMSGPGPEGNPDWMWVFFMFQVVFAATAATIVSGAMAERTKFISYIVYSFFISLIIYPIFGSWAWGSLYNGSGWLEGMGFVDFAGSTVVHSVGGWAALAGAIVLGPRLGKYGKNGEIHPIPGHNMPLATLGVFLLWFGWFGFNAGSTTTADTSIALIAVNTSMAAAAGSIAAMIVAWVKTGKAEISMTLNGALAGLVGITAGCANVAPGGAIVIGLIAGVLVYFAVVTIDKLKIDDPVGAVSVHGVCGAWGTLAAGLPFFDTTGDASVMTQLIGIGAAFAWTFTTAFILFKVIDMTIGLRVTAEEEIEGLDFLEHGGHAYPGIAEGSSGYGSIGASGSMAASSASAPVGVPESAS from the coding sequence ATGAGAGGCAAGATTTTTAAGGTACTCCCCCTCGCAGCCCTGGCGCTGTTCGTAATGGCGGGAATTTCGCGCGCCGAGGATGCACCCTCGGTTGCAGGCAACGCGGCGGCGATTGAGGGACTCCAGAATCACGCCAACTTCCTCTGGACGCTGATCGCGGCTGTGCTGGTGTTCCTGATGCAGGCCGGTTTCGCGATGGTCGAATCCGGAATGACGCGCGCGAAGAACGCGATCAACATCATGATGAAGAACCTGATGGACTTCTCCGTCGGTTCAATGGCGTTCTATGCAGTGGGCTTCGGCCTGATGTTCGGAACGACGAACGGCTTCTTCGGAACCACCGACTTCTTCATGTCGGGCCCTGGCCCCGAAGGAAACCCCGACTGGATGTGGGTTTTCTTCATGTTCCAGGTTGTGTTCGCCGCTACCGCAGCCACGATTGTCTCGGGCGCGATGGCCGAGCGCACCAAGTTCATTTCCTACATCGTCTACAGCTTCTTTATCTCGCTGATCATCTATCCGATCTTCGGCTCGTGGGCCTGGGGAAGCCTCTACAACGGTAGCGGCTGGCTCGAGGGCATGGGCTTTGTCGACTTCGCCGGTTCGACCGTTGTTCACTCGGTCGGCGGCTGGGCGGCACTGGCCGGCGCCATCGTGCTGGGCCCGCGCCTTGGCAAGTATGGAAAGAACGGCGAGATTCACCCGATTCCCGGCCACAACATGCCGCTGGCTACGCTGGGTGTGTTCCTGCTGTGGTTCGGTTGGTTCGGTTTCAACGCCGGTTCGACCACGACGGCTGACACCAGCATCGCGCTGATCGCGGTGAACACCTCCATGGCCGCCGCTGCGGGTTCCATCGCAGCCATGATCGTGGCCTGGGTGAAGACCGGAAAGGCTGAAATTTCCATGACGCTCAACGGCGCGCTTGCCGGCCTGGTCGGCATCACGGCGGGTTGCGCCAACGTCGCTCCCGGTGGCGCCATTGTCATCGGCCTGATCGCCGGCGTGCTGGTCTACTTCGCGGTCGTGACGATCGACAAGCTGAAGATCGACGACCCCGTCGGCGCGGTGAGCGTGCACGGCGTGTGCGGCGCCTGGGGAACCCTGGCTGCCGGCCTGCCGTTCTTCGACACCACGGGTGATGCCAGCGTGATGACGCAGCTCATCGGTATCGGTGCCGCCTTCGCGTGGACCTTTACCACGGCGTTCATCCTCTTCAAGGTGATCGACATGACCATCGGTCTGCGCGTCACCGCCGAAGAAGAGATCGAAGGCCTCGACTTCCTCGAACACGGCGGCCACGCCTATCCCGGCATCGCCGAAGGTTCGAGTGGTTACGGCTCGATCGGCGCCTCGGGTTCGATGGCGGCAAGCAGCGCCTCGGCCCCGGTGGGTGTCCCCGAGTCCGCCAGCTAA
- a CDS encoding TetR/AcrR family transcriptional regulator codes for MARVRKTSPDDAPSRARILETAGRLFARKGYAATSVDEVAAEARTSKSSIYWHFKSKEDILLAVLTENTSNWAAHAVSVIAARETPAERLEAALDVLEDQLQQTRDFRQLVLGMMTERAEESPRTRAVLQEIYQGYRDATVKQIADTVPALPPAQRDAIAAVVLAISDGLFLHWQLDPENFDLHRTIESLRALLVPVAKSVEKFINPKKQK; via the coding sequence ATGGCACGAGTGAGAAAAACCAGCCCCGACGATGCGCCCAGCCGCGCGCGCATCCTTGAGACGGCGGGTCGGCTGTTTGCGCGAAAAGGCTACGCAGCGACAAGCGTCGACGAAGTCGCAGCCGAAGCGCGCACGAGCAAGAGCAGCATCTACTGGCACTTCAAGAGCAAGGAAGACATCCTGCTTGCGGTTCTCACCGAGAACACCTCGAACTGGGCAGCCCACGCGGTCTCGGTCATCGCCGCGCGGGAAACACCGGCGGAGCGCCTCGAGGCAGCTCTCGACGTCCTGGAGGACCAGCTCCAGCAGACCAGGGATTTCCGCCAGCTAGTTCTGGGGATGATGACCGAGCGAGCCGAGGAATCACCCAGAACGCGGGCGGTGCTTCAGGAAATCTATCAAGGGTACCGGGATGCGACGGTCAAGCAGATCGCCGACACGGTGCCTGCGCTTCCGCCGGCCCAGCGTGATGCCATCGCGGCAGTCGTTCTCGCGATCTCCGACGGGCTCTTTCTGCATTGGCAGCTTGATCCCGAAAACTTCGACCTGCACCGCACCATTGAGAGTCTGCGCGCGCTCCTCGTTCCGGTGGCAAAGAGCGTCGAGAAATTCATCAATCCCAAAAAACAGAAATAG
- a CDS encoding alpha/beta fold hydrolase — protein sequence MPVSHRPHYDAVHRVATSDGWPIALYEYKPKGAPQPGAAPKAPLLAVHGAFSRFNIYDMTPGVGLAPWLAERGWHVFALDLRGRGESLPRRALRRSRALLQQGWTYHDFVRHDIPAAIGAVLEKSGANQTDYIGHSMGGLLAYTYLGETEDQRVRRVVTVGSPGMFSRPNQQALPKDEKRVDLLQLVAPFMETMPIIPVHLATRALSLLGERAPKQAIGIALNPDNTDPEVLRTMLWHGLTPVSSKKFKSFLHFTNIGSPEAAKNVMERFSHPVMLISGQKDLLVPPTLVRDTFEALGSTEKSQINCAKAEGFSADYGHGDLLVGRNVAKEVFPRIQDWLTRG from the coding sequence ATGCCGGTCAGCCATCGCCCGCACTACGACGCCGTTCACCGGGTCGCGACGAGCGATGGCTGGCCGATTGCACTCTACGAGTACAAGCCCAAAGGCGCCCCGCAACCGGGCGCCGCCCCAAAGGCCCCGCTGCTGGCAGTGCACGGGGCCTTCTCACGTTTCAACATTTACGACATGACACCCGGCGTGGGCCTGGCCCCGTGGCTGGCCGAGCGCGGGTGGCACGTCTTCGCGCTCGATCTTCGAGGGCGCGGCGAGTCCCTGCCCCGCCGGGCGCTTCGCCGCTCGCGCGCGCTGCTGCAACAGGGCTGGACCTATCACGACTTCGTTCGCCACGACATTCCGGCCGCCATCGGCGCGGTGCTGGAAAAATCCGGCGCGAATCAGACCGACTACATCGGCCACTCCATGGGCGGCCTGCTCGCCTACACCTACCTGGGAGAGACCGAAGACCAGCGCGTGCGCCGGGTGGTCACCGTGGGCTCACCAGGCATGTTCAGCCGTCCGAACCAGCAGGCGCTTCCAAAAGATGAGAAGCGCGTGGACCTGCTCCAGCTCGTCGCGCCGTTCATGGAAACGATGCCGATCATCCCCGTGCACCTGGCAACCCGGGCACTCAGCCTGCTGGGAGAACGCGCGCCAAAGCAGGCCATCGGGATCGCACTCAATCCCGACAACACCGACCCCGAAGTGCTGCGCACCATGCTCTGGCACGGGCTCACACCGGTGAGCTCAAAGAAGTTCAAGAGCTTTCTCCACTTCACCAACATCGGCTCGCCCGAAGCGGCAAAGAATGTGATGGAGCGCTTTTCCCACCCGGTGATGCTGATTTCGGGCCAGAAGGACCTGCTGGTTCCGCCCACTCTGGTGCGCGACACCTTTGAGGCGCTGGGAAGCACCGAGAAGTCGCAGATCAACTGCGCAAAAGCCGAAGGCTTCAGCGCCGATTACGGTCACGGCGACCTGCTCGTGGGACGCAATGTTGCGAAGGAAGTCTTCCCTCGCATTCAGGACTGGCTCACCCGCGGCTGA